CATCTACCATTTGATCATTGTAGGTTCGTTCAATGAACTTTAATTTATTAGTTTTGTCTAGCAAAATTACAGTCGAAGTTCTCGTACCGTAATCACTCGTTTTAATAAAAAGTGGAGAAAGTTTCTTTTCCCACTCAAAGCTGACCCCTGTTTGCGGTAGCATGTGATCCGGAGCCTCTTCGTTATTTCCTAAAACGGAGAATAAGCACTCCATATCTAACGTTGTTTTGTTCATACAAGCTTTTAGCCCTTCTACCCCTCTATCAACCTTGGGCCAACTTGTATTTAACAAATGATTACTTAAACCATACAAACCGGATGTTAGTTCCTTTGGCTCATTATTAATATTAGAGTAATACCATAAGGAGGTAAAATCTCCGAATACTAAATTGTAGCCTGGGTACCGTAAACGGTTATTATTAATAATTGATAGATACTCTTCGGTCGTTA
The window above is part of the Bacillus sp. Marseille-P3661 genome. Proteins encoded here:
- a CDS encoding NRDE family protein; amino-acid sequence: MCLLLFAYNVHPEFPFILAGNRDEFYNRPTEQATFWKDHPSILAGRDLEKLGTWMGVTKSGKFAALTNYRDPNETNEGKESRGKLVADYLNSSVTTEEYLSIINNNRLRYPGYNLVFGDFTSLWYYSNINNEPKELTSGLYGLSNHLLNTSWPKVDRGVEGLKACMNKTTLDMECLFSVLGNNEEAPDHMLPQTGVSFEWEKKLSPLFIKTSDYGTRTSTVILLDKTNKLKFIERTYNDQMVDDRCFSFQIED